In the Cydia fagiglandana chromosome 5, ilCydFagi1.1, whole genome shotgun sequence genome, one interval contains:
- the LOC134664591 gene encoding uncharacterized protein LOC134664591 isoform X5: MGNKALYKKKSLSAIKKVNKENSHQRKVNKKAAFRPKTLAALCKRVINKYKLLPEKKKFTTPETFSVVGGKPLRKRSGKPPPEKIEKKEKKGKNPKSLVALCRIVIQEYNLLPQCEETEQPASNQLLIEKSEPSRKRGRPRKPKLIKPIGETPTRKRGRPRKDQTTSHEYGEASISYSTFLEQPQDIGNIKEEPDLFSENDPLQQGEDDYTVIIKEERLDIEHEDLVGRVPVTIEVPQGTAQGIIINPMAQVEPDPYGRITEAKTMTVVMDEYQIFANSIAEQLRALPPNRALLLQLDIQSMIDNEKQLIGHES, from the exons GAAGGCAGCATTTCGACCTAAGACCCTAGCAGCCCTATGTAAAAGAGTAATTAATAA aTACAAACTCCTACCcgagaaaaaaaagtttacaaCTCCCGAGACATTTTCCGTTGTTGGTGGAAA ACCATTAAGAAAGAGATCAGGAAAACCACCGCCAGAAAAGatagaaaagaaagaaaaaaaagg AAAAAATCCAAAAAGCTTAGTGGCGCTTTGCCGAATTGTCATCCAAGA ATACAATCTTTTACCTCAATGCGAAGAGACTGAACAACCGGCATCTAACCAATTACTAATTGAAAA GAGCGAACCTTCAAGAAAACGGGGAAGACCACGGAAGCCAAAATTAATCAAGCCAATTGGGGAAACACCTACAAGAAAGCGGGGAAGACCACGCAAAGATCAGACGACATCGCATGAATATGGCGAAGCTTCCATTAGTTACTCGACTTTTCTAGAACAACCACAGGATATAGG AAACATCAAAGAAGAACCAGACCTCTTCTCTGAAAAC gaTCCATTACAACAAGGAGAGGATGATTACACAGTTATAATAAAAGAAGAACGCCTCGACATTGAACACGAAGACTTAGTTGGGCGTGTTCCTGTGACTATAGAAGTTCCTCAAGGTACAGCACAAGGAATAATCATAAACCCAATGGCCCAAGTAGAACCTGATCCTTATGGACGGATAACAGAGGCAAAAACTATGACCGTAGTCATGGATGAATACCAGATATTTGCCAACAGTATAGCTGAACAATTAAGAGCACTGCCTCCCAATAGAGCGTTACTGCTGCAACTTGATATTCAATCTATGATCGATAATGAAAAACAGCTTATTGGACATGAAAGTTAA
- the LOC134664591 gene encoding uncharacterized protein LOC134664591 isoform X4: MGRKRKNQTFGKVKRKSVAAMIKKKKQREMKAAFRPKTLAALCKRVINKYKLLPEKKKFTTPETFSVVGGKPLRKRSGKPPPEKIEKKEKKGKNPKSLVALCRIVIQEYNLLPQCEETEQPASNQLLIEKSEPSRKRGRPRKPKLIKPIGETPTRKRGRPRKDQTTSHEYGEASISYSTFLEQPQDIGNIKEEPDLFSENDPLQQGEDDYTVIIKEERLDIEHEDLVGRVPVTIEVPQGTAQGIIINPMAQVEPDPYGRITEAKTMTVVMDEYQIFANSIAEQLRALPPNRALLLQLDIQSMIDNEKQLIGHES, translated from the exons GAAGGCAGCATTTCGACCTAAGACCCTAGCAGCCCTATGTAAAAGAGTAATTAATAA aTACAAACTCCTACCcgagaaaaaaaagtttacaaCTCCCGAGACATTTTCCGTTGTTGGTGGAAA ACCATTAAGAAAGAGATCAGGAAAACCACCGCCAGAAAAGatagaaaagaaagaaaaaaaagg AAAAAATCCAAAAAGCTTAGTGGCGCTTTGCCGAATTGTCATCCAAGA ATACAATCTTTTACCTCAATGCGAAGAGACTGAACAACCGGCATCTAACCAATTACTAATTGAAAA GAGCGAACCTTCAAGAAAACGGGGAAGACCACGGAAGCCAAAATTAATCAAGCCAATTGGGGAAACACCTACAAGAAAGCGGGGAAGACCACGCAAAGATCAGACGACATCGCATGAATATGGCGAAGCTTCCATTAGTTACTCGACTTTTCTAGAACAACCACAGGATATAGG AAACATCAAAGAAGAACCAGACCTCTTCTCTGAAAAC gaTCCATTACAACAAGGAGAGGATGATTACACAGTTATAATAAAAGAAGAACGCCTCGACATTGAACACGAAGACTTAGTTGGGCGTGTTCCTGTGACTATAGAAGTTCCTCAAGGTACAGCACAAGGAATAATCATAAACCCAATGGCCCAAGTAGAACCTGATCCTTATGGACGGATAACAGAGGCAAAAACTATGACCGTAGTCATGGATGAATACCAGATATTTGCCAACAGTATAGCTGAACAATTAAGAGCACTGCCTCCCAATAGAGCGTTACTGCTGCAACTTGATATTCAATCTATGATCGATAATGAAAAACAGCTTATTGGACATGAAAGTTAA